The following proteins are encoded in a genomic region of Lachnospiraceae bacterium KM106-2:
- a CDS encoding methyltransferase corrinoid activation protein — MKITFMPMNQTIRIENFQTILNAAREAGIYIESSCGLNGSCGKCKVYIMKGRMTSLTAEEEKHLTKEEIKRGIRLACQVRASEDAVVMVKQTKERKVRNVVRQTEKVESIGIGIDIGTTTIQIRLIDLISKGKLMEQIIYNPQRMFGADVISRITYCYGNKERLVQLQRCLIDSCNEEIHSMLSALGQTSDCIKQYVVAGNTTMGHLFLGCCIDSLGRSPIAPVYKDYPVQAAEQIGLIGNQDTKCYLLPNIGGHVGGDLLACLMTAKLDQKKGNYLLIDVGTNGEIAVSKQGKIMACSTAAGPAFEGASLQYGMCAKAGAITHVAYYQKKPVIEVLGNVKPIGISGSGIIDGIAEFLRNDIIDRTGLLKEEYQSSGVALYEGTTKEERISISQEDIRQIQLAKGAIAAGMALILEKAELNVEEIDEFYLAGTFGSHLNVRNAMAIGLLPKMAFNKVKLIGNASCEGTNLVLNGKWNYDEIKEFAKQISHIDLAKDARFEEVFLEKMNF, encoded by the coding sequence ATGAAGATTACATTTATGCCAATGAACCAGACAATAAGGATAGAGAACTTTCAGACAATACTAAATGCGGCAAGAGAGGCAGGGATCTATATCGAGTCTTCTTGTGGTTTAAATGGTAGTTGTGGAAAGTGTAAAGTATATATTATGAAAGGTCGTATGACCTCGCTTACAGCTGAGGAAGAGAAACATTTGACGAAGGAAGAGATCAAGCGAGGGATTCGCCTTGCTTGCCAGGTCAGAGCGAGTGAAGATGCTGTTGTTATGGTAAAGCAGACGAAAGAGAGAAAAGTAAGAAACGTAGTAAGACAAACAGAAAAGGTAGAATCCATAGGAATTGGTATAGATATTGGAACGACAACAATTCAGATACGTCTGATCGATCTTATTTCAAAAGGAAAACTGATGGAGCAGATCATTTATAATCCTCAAAGAATGTTTGGAGCAGATGTAATATCTAGAATTACCTATTGTTATGGTAATAAAGAGCGATTAGTTCAATTGCAGAGGTGTTTAATTGACAGCTGTAATGAAGAAATTCATTCTATGCTGTCCGCGTTGGGGCAGACAAGTGATTGTATCAAACAGTATGTAGTTGCAGGAAATACAACGATGGGACATCTGTTTCTTGGATGTTGTATCGATTCTCTTGGAAGATCTCCGATCGCTCCGGTATATAAAGATTATCCAGTACAAGCGGCAGAACAGATAGGACTGATTGGTAATCAGGATACGAAATGTTATTTACTTCCGAACATTGGAGGACATGTAGGTGGAGATTTATTAGCTTGCTTAATGACGGCTAAATTGGATCAAAAGAAAGGAAATTATCTTTTGATCGATGTAGGAACTAATGGGGAGATTGCAGTATCTAAACAAGGAAAAATCATGGCGTGTTCCACTGCGGCGGGGCCTGCTTTTGAGGGGGCTTCCTTACAGTATGGAATGTGCGCAAAAGCAGGAGCGATTACTCATGTGGCATATTATCAGAAGAAGCCAGTAATAGAAGTACTTGGAAATGTAAAACCGATTGGGATCAGTGGTTCTGGTATTATAGATGGAATTGCTGAGTTTCTACGTAACGATATCATTGATAGGACTGGTCTATTAAAAGAAGAATATCAAAGTAGTGGAGTCGCTTTATATGAGGGAACGACCAAGGAAGAACGTATCTCTATATCGCAGGAAGATATTCGCCAGATTCAGCTGGCGAAGGGAGCTATTGCTGCTGGGATGGCTTTGATCTTAGAAAAAGCAGAACTTAACGTGGAAGAGATTGATGAATTTTATTTGGCTGGTACTTTTGGAAGTCATCTAAATGTAAGAAATGCTATGGCAATCGGATTACTTCCTAAGATGGCTTTTAACAAAGTAAAGTTAATCGGAAATGCGTCCTGTGAAGGGACGAATTTAGTGTTAAATGGAAAATGGAATTACGATGAGATAAAGGAATTTGCAAAACAAATCAGTCATATAGACTTAGCAAAAGATGCTCGCTTTGAAGAAGTATTTTTAGAAAAAATGAACTTTTAA
- a CDS encoding diguanylate cyclase/phosphodiesterase with PAS/PAC sensor(s) codes for MRAANKRQFKQFVDSMEFPSLIYIYETGKIIAMNNLASDILGEGHKNLKQMVPDKRILKFSKELLSNHSRLVHEIVISINKVTLSLDVEVNCMEQEEDLHTVLLLFDHSYKQCFDKDKVQKEPRIIWKNKKLELLGLNSAAENDSYFDDQQILEYNMESLGQENIQTLQRYEKEILEKKDGVYNAYQMIQNRLNQNYFVRLSGIPMTNRYGTVIGVVLCYNLVLNREEYKQLYDTALKENNFFGEIISKSGFIVACWTWEEYLNASYVSTNVSNLGLSIEDIYNKKIYWKDILSKQTYKAVKKFVKKSNEWPNDIIEGECQIKNQQGELIWLATRTMIVRKRGEVSHFETMIHDITEKKLLEQQLNDSHKALETNTNTLKKVFDSLNSYVFIIDRTSYRLIFVNSKVAEQYGFVPINQKLDDFLAFHEIILYHTNLQYSNEYLEQCIENRVPYITFYDCRNEMLLDAQMANIEWRGIHNAIILHMHDITEQVTPAKNISIRSGYDYLTGLHNQHKLDKDLEKIFQSIKVDQKKYYFIYIDLDAFHSIQNKKGARYTDLLLQKVGKNLLQMEEIQESSYRVGGDKFYIIADYSMGEEIKDKIYEIFQRPFSLEDEMVRCTASIGISILTPETKSKRELFEHVKSALTMAKDKGRNIVCYYDEDELEISKEHLVLEEELKNALKNDRKQFCVEYQPIIESENDQVRAVEALIRWNNEKLGEVKPSHFITVAENLGLMNEIGEILIHHALEMCCQLEQNGWNIKMHINLSNIQVWNHDFMKDVINKAKELQVQTKNIVLEITECLTCTNQENLKKKYKRLVKEGFELAYDKFRGVVTFQDMLQIPFSYVKLSSTLIQSFGTNEFNGELVTTMIRYIHAMDLKAIVMGVETKEQSAFAKEQGSDMQQGIVYSKALGKEELIEYMKEHL; via the coding sequence ATGAGGGCGGCAAACAAAAGACAATTTAAGCAATTTGTTGATAGTATGGAATTCCCTTCGCTGATCTATATATATGAGACAGGCAAGATTATTGCTATGAATAATCTTGCAAGTGATATATTAGGGGAAGGGCATAAGAATCTGAAACAGATGGTACCAGATAAGAGAATATTGAAATTTTCTAAGGAGTTATTATCAAATCATAGTAGACTAGTCCATGAGATTGTCATCAGTATCAATAAGGTGACACTCTCTTTGGATGTTGAAGTTAATTGTATGGAACAGGAAGAAGATCTTCATACAGTGCTTTTGTTATTTGATCATAGTTATAAGCAATGTTTTGATAAGGACAAGGTACAGAAAGAACCTAGAATCATTTGGAAAAATAAGAAGTTAGAGTTATTAGGATTGAATTCGGCGGCAGAAAATGATTCATATTTTGATGATCAGCAAATACTTGAATATAATATGGAGTCATTAGGACAGGAGAATATTCAGACCTTACAGAGGTATGAAAAAGAGATCTTGGAGAAAAAGGACGGAGTTTATAATGCGTATCAAATGATTCAGAATCGTCTGAATCAAAATTATTTTGTAAGGCTCAGTGGGATCCCAATGACCAATCGATATGGTACTGTAATTGGTGTCGTTCTATGTTATAATCTTGTATTGAACCGTGAAGAGTATAAACAGCTTTATGATACTGCGTTGAAAGAAAATAATTTCTTTGGTGAGATCATTAGTAAAAGTGGATTTATTGTGGCTTGCTGGACATGGGAGGAGTACTTGAATGCATCCTATGTATCAACAAATGTCAGTAATCTGGGACTTAGTATCGAGGACATTTATAACAAGAAGATCTACTGGAAGGATATCTTGTCAAAACAGACTTATAAGGCAGTAAAAAAGTTTGTAAAGAAATCAAATGAGTGGCCAAATGATATTATTGAAGGGGAGTGCCAGATCAAGAATCAGCAAGGAGAATTGATATGGCTTGCGACCAGAACGATGATCGTTCGTAAAAGGGGAGAGGTCTCTCATTTTGAAACAATGATCCATGATATCACGGAGAAAAAGCTGTTAGAACAACAATTAAATGATAGCCATAAAGCATTAGAGACGAATACCAATACATTGAAAAAGGTATTTGATAGCTTAAATTCTTATGTATTTATTATTGATCGAACATCCTATCGGCTTATCTTTGTGAATAGCAAGGTAGCAGAGCAATATGGATTTGTTCCAATCAATCAGAAATTAGATGATTTCTTAGCATTTCATGAGATTATTTTGTATCATACGAATCTGCAATACTCCAATGAGTATTTGGAACAATGTATCGAAAATCGTGTTCCTTATATTACGTTTTATGATTGCAGAAATGAAATGTTATTAGATGCACAAATGGCTAACATAGAGTGGAGGGGCATTCATAATGCCATTATCCTTCATATGCATGATATTACGGAGCAGGTAACGCCTGCAAAGAATATAAGCATTCGATCCGGATATGATTATTTAACCGGATTACATAATCAACATAAACTGGATAAGGATCTAGAGAAGATATTTCAAAGTATTAAAGTAGATCAGAAGAAGTATTACTTTATCTATATTGATCTAGATGCATTTCATTCCATTCAAAATAAAAAAGGTGCCCGCTATACAGATCTTTTATTACAGAAAGTAGGAAAAAATCTGTTGCAGATGGAAGAAATACAGGAGAGCAGTTATCGGGTTGGTGGTGATAAGTTCTATATCATTGCTGATTATTCAATGGGTGAAGAAATTAAAGATAAAATATATGAAATCTTTCAGCGGCCTTTTTCACTGGAAGATGAGATGGTACGATGCACGGCTAGTATCGGAATTAGTATTCTGACACCAGAGACCAAGTCCAAAAGAGAGCTATTTGAACATGTAAAGAGTGCACTTACGATGGCAAAGGATAAAGGAAGAAATATTGTCTGCTATTATGATGAAGATGAACTGGAGATATCTAAGGAACATCTTGTTTTAGAGGAAGAATTAAAGAATGCCTTAAAGAATGATCGGAAGCAATTTTGTGTAGAGTATCAGCCGATCATTGAGTCGGAGAACGATCAAGTACGCGCGGTTGAGGCATTGATCCGATGGAATAATGAGAAGTTAGGTGAAGTGAAGCCTAGTCATTTCATTACGGTGGCAGAGAATTTAGGGTTGATGAATGAGATAGGTGAGATCTTGATTCATCATGCGCTAGAGATGTGTTGCCAGTTAGAGCAGAATGGCTGGAATATCAAGATGCATATTAATTTGTCCAATATTCAAGTCTGGAATCATGATTTTATGAAGGATGTCATTAATAAGGCAAAGGAGCTTCAAGTTCAGACTAAGAATATCGTATTAGAAATCACAGAATGCTTAACTTGTACCAATCAAGAAAATTTGAAGAAGAAATATAAAAGGTTAGTTAAAGAAGGATTTGAACTTGCTTACGATAAGTTTAGAGGAGTTGTAACGTTTCAGGATATGCTTCAGATCCCTTTCTCTTACGTTAAGTTAAGCAGTACCCTAATTCAATCATTTGGAACAAATGAGTTTAATGGGGAACTAGTAACGACGATGATCCGTTATATTCATGCGATGGATCTAAAGGCAATCGTAATGGGTGTGGAGACAAAAGAGCAGAGCGCCTTTGCCAAAGAACAAGGTTCTGATATGCAGCAGGGAATCGTTTATTCCAAAGCGTTAGGAAAAGAAGAATTAATAGAATATATGAAAGAGCATTTATAA
- a CDS encoding phosphate regulon transcriptional regulatory protein PhoB codes for MKNKIFVVEDDESISKLIYINLIAAGYEVETAYDGEEALEKIKNSKPFDLALLDIMLPKKDGFELLPEFVSRSIPVIFLTAKNDVFSKVEGLKNGAEDYIVKPFEILELLVRIEKVLQRYDKLGQEITVGDICIDLTQRTVKKDGQIIELKPMEFDLLVVLSRNKNIALSREQLLQMVWGDDFLGETRTVDVHIGQLRKKLDCHDMIKTVSKIGYRLEAE; via the coding sequence GTGAAAAATAAAATATTTGTTGTAGAAGATGATGAGTCAATCTCAAAATTAATATACATAAATTTAATCGCCGCAGGATATGAGGTGGAGACCGCTTATGATGGGGAAGAGGCATTAGAAAAGATAAAAAATTCAAAACCGTTTGATCTTGCACTATTAGATATTATGCTTCCTAAGAAAGATGGATTTGAATTATTGCCGGAGTTTGTCAGCCGCAGTATTCCAGTTATTTTCTTAACTGCAAAGAATGATGTATTTTCTAAGGTGGAAGGATTAAAAAATGGCGCAGAAGATTATATTGTAAAGCCATTTGAAATATTAGAATTATTAGTCCGAATTGAAAAAGTGCTTCAACGATACGATAAGCTAGGACAGGAGATTACGGTAGGGGATATCTGTATCGACTTGACACAGAGAACGGTTAAGAAAGATGGCCAGATCATTGAATTAAAGCCAATGGAGTTCGATCTGCTTGTCGTTCTTTCTAGAAACAAAAACATCGCATTATCAAGGGAGCAGTTGCTTCAGATGGTATGGGGAGATGATTTCTTAGGTGAGACAAGAACCGTAGATGTCCATATTGGACAATTACGTAAAAAATTAGATTGCCACGATATGATCAAGACAGTTTCAAAGATAGGATACAGACTGGAGGCTGAATAA